From a single Dendropsophus ebraccatus isolate aDenEbr1 chromosome 8, aDenEbr1.pat, whole genome shotgun sequence genomic region:
- the UBTD1 gene encoding ubiquitin domain-containing protein 1 isoform X2 has protein sequence MGNAAVMSSSSRGRNEPLKKERPRWKSDYPMTDGQLRSKRDEFWDTAPAFEGRKEIWDALKAAAYAVEANDHELAQAIVDGASITLPHGSLTECYDELGTRYQLPVYCLAPPINLITERSDEDGTDAPDPAPNNRREFQLKVRLSTGKDVKLNASMTDTIGQLKKQLHSVEGLEPCWQRWFFSGKLLTDRMKLQETKIQKDFVIQVIVNQPAEIQN, from the exons ATGgggaatgcagctgtcatgtcttCCTCTTCCCGTG GTCGTAATGAGCCCTTGAAAAAAGAACGTCCAAGATGGAAGAGTGACTACCCCATGACGGACGGCCAGCTGCGTAGTAAGCGGGATGAGTTCTGGGACACCGCACCAGCATTCGAGGGACGTAAGGAAATCTGGGACGCGCTGAAAGCCGCAGCCTATGCGGTGGAAGCCAACGATCACGAATTGGCGCAGGCTATTGTAGATGGAGCCAGTATTACTTTACCTCATG GTTCCCTTACGGAGTGCTATGATGAACTTGGAACACGGTACCAGCTCCCGGTATATTGCCTGGCTCCTCCCATTAACCTCATCACGGAAAGAAGCGATGAGGACGGCACGGATGCCCCCGACCCAGCCCCCAACAACAGACGGGAATTCCAGCTCAAGGTCCGGCTTTCTACTGGAAAGGACGTTAAACTCAATGCAAGCATGACGGACACTATTGGCCAATTGAAGAAGCAACTACATTCCGTGGAGGGTCTTGAACCTTGTTGGCAGCGATGGTTCTTCTCTGGAAAACTTCTCACGGACAGGATGAAACTGCAAGAGACTAAGATTCAAAAAGACTTTGTCATACAAGTTATTGTTAACCAACCAGCGGAGATCCAGAACTGA